The Fibrobacter sp. UWT2 genomic interval ATACTGTTGCTTCCTTTGCCGGGAAGGGGTGAATAAAAACGGCGAACCTCCTTATCCTGCGCTCGCGAAGTGACTTTTTAAGGGTCAACTATTTAGGTTACAAATTTGATGTACTATATATACAAAAATATTTCGCAAATGGGAGCGGTCAGGCAAAAAAATTGTAAAATTTTTATTCCAACTTGGACTATAAAAGTTAAAAACCCGGCTTCCGCCGGGTTTCAATAGTCGATTTTAAGGGGTTAAACAGCTATTTTCCAAGCTTTTCTTTAATCGCAAAGACTTCTTCTTCAGAAAGCTTAGAAACACGCACTACCTTTTCAACGGAATCACCATCCGCAAGCATAGCCGCAGCCATTTCGAGCTTGGCTTCGGCTTTTCCTTCCACCTTGCCCTCTTCCTTGCTTTCATGAAGGTCATATTCGTAAGTCATATACTTGTTCCTTATGAGAGTGTCGGATTTGTAATAAGACACCTGGTCATTGATAGTTTCTGCTTCACGAGAGTCCGCATTCCTTGTCGCAAAGTACTTCATGTACGCCTTGACGACTGGATCCGTAAAATCCTCGTACCTTTTAAATATATAAAAGTTTTTGAAGGTGCGGTCGTTCAATGTGACGCTAGTATCCTCTCGCGCCCTGTTTTCAAAGTGATAACAGGGGAACCCGTGCCCAAAAATATCCATCGGGCAAAGGAAAATGACGTATTGTTCCTTGAGGCTGGTGTAATAGCCACCCTTCGAAAGAGCCACGCCGTCGCCCACGCTCTGGTAGTACCTGGCTCGCTGCGGGAGTTCCTTGGTATCGACCATCTGCATTTCTAAATCAAACGACCGAATCGTTTCTCCGTTTTCATTGGTTTCGCGAGCAAACACATCGTAGCGGACTCCCTTATGCTCTGCATCGTAACTCAAGACCGCTTCCGGAACAGGGGTTTCCAGATGGTCGATTTTTATGCCTAACAAATGCTCGATGAATGGTTGCGCGATGTGTTTGTTACTGAATACGAGTCCGAACATAATTGGGTCGGTTATGTCAAGGTCGTCAAAAGACTTGATATTCATTTGTTTTTCCTTTTATGTTAAGTTATGGACACTCCCTATTACTTAACACGCTCTTTTCAGTAAATAGGAACCAAATTTTCTGTAAAACTTTTGTAAAAAGGGAAAACGCACTTTTTCGCGCTCTATATTCCAAGTTGGAGTAAGAAAAATGTCATTTTTTTGTCACAGATCACAGACGTATGTAAACTTTTGTTTTATATTTATGTTGTTAAACCTCAATTAAAAGGAGGTTGTATTATGCTGACTGAAATTTTAAAGAAAATTGGCGAGTTCTGCTCGCTCAAGACGCCGCAAGGTGAAGCTCGGAACAAATGGAAGAGCGGTTTTACCATCATAGAACTGATGGTGGTCATTATTATTATCAACCTTCTTTCGGGCGTAGCCGTACCGAAGTTCACCGACTATATCGAAAGAACAAAACAAAGAATCGACCTGATGAAGCTTTATTACCTACGCGACGCCCTTAACAGGGCTATGTACGAAGGCGATGTTTTCGATATAGACGAATCTCAAACTTGCGACGGTGTAAAAAACAACAAAGAAAAATTGAGCCAATGGTTAGCCACCGATAGCGGTGTAACATTGTTCATTATGGAACTACACAACGAGCTTGAGGCCAATTTCCAAGCAAAAAACAATAACAGATTTACAGACGTCCAAAATATGTGCGG includes:
- a CDS encoding PD-(D/E)XK nuclease family transposase, whose product is MNIKSFDDLDITDPIMFGLVFSNKHIAQPFIEHLLGIKIDHLETPVPEAVLSYDAEHKGVRYDVFARETNENGETIRSFDLEMQMVDTKELPQRARYYQSVGDGVALSKGGYYTSLKEQYVIFLCPMDIFGHGFPCYHFENRAREDTSVTLNDRTFKNFYIFKRYEDFTDPVVKAYMKYFATRNADSREAETINDQVSYYKSDTLIRNKYMTYEYDLHESKEEGKVEGKAEAKLEMAAAMLADGDSVEKVVRVSKLSEEEVFAIKEKLGK
- a CDS encoding type IV pilin protein is translated as MLTEILKKIGEFCSLKTPQGEARNKWKSGFTIIELMVVIIIINLLSGVAVPKFTDYIERTKQRIDLMKLYYLRDALNRAMYEGDVFDIDESQTCDGVKNNKEKLSQWLATDSGVTLFIMELHNELEANFQAKNNNRFTDVQNMCGVLSGGGFWADAFKDAGFGAIADILYARDHKQGNKILSGETYDAYPVKINGSDWWRTHPRQPIFISRALNGDPNAPLTASKIGGQNRYKFKTRWANANAKTHSLEVFIQNAQGTNNKKPFTTRQGVCFSTEPVLCTAKWW